A region from the Clostridium beijerinckii genome encodes:
- a CDS encoding recombinase family protein, with protein sequence MKIAIYSRKSIFTGKGDSIENQISMCQEYISSKLGKNVEISVYEDEGFTGKNTNRPEFQRLMKDIKNKKVDRIVCYKLDRIGRSVAQLSNMFEMLDQYNCSFTSITEQQFDTTTPMGRAMINIASTFAQLEREQLAERVRDNMLQLAKSGRWLGGQSPLGFTPEKIIYIDEEMKERTLMKLTPDEEELNIIRFIFKAYLEEHSINEVTRQLNVKCVKGKNGGDFDTTQVRRMLRNPLYVKSDESTHNYLNNIGTNVYGEYNGNGYLTYNKKKQTTIGRNFEEWIVAVSKHKGVINSEEWLKVQIILDKNKSKQSIRLGTGNSNNACLSGVLKCAKCGSNMIVKHGHPSKVNAYTKYDYYVCSNKQNKYVDRCDNPNIRVDKLDSIVTSEIKAYNKELLIDELTKSLTNNDTTLENEQIKELNSQIKGKKLASSNLVKQLSLAPNDDVASIIMNEISSISYEIKELESDLNNIEFDKNEIVNQTVNLELIINSLKHFNENIDTVNDISKKRMLIQSIASKILWDGDNYISTVKILGMDASKKK encoded by the coding sequence ATGAAAATAGCCATATACAGTCGTAAATCAATATTTACTGGTAAAGGTGACTCTATAGAAAATCAAATTTCAATGTGTCAGGAATACATATCTTCTAAACTCGGAAAAAATGTTGAAATTTCAGTATACGAAGATGAAGGTTTTACTGGTAAAAATACTAATAGACCAGAATTCCAAAGGCTTATGAAAGATATTAAAAATAAAAAAGTAGATAGAATAGTATGTTATAAGCTTGATAGAATTGGTAGAAGTGTAGCTCAACTTTCAAATATGTTTGAAATGCTAGATCAATATAATTGTTCATTTACAAGTATTACAGAACAGCAATTTGATACTACAACGCCTATGGGCAGAGCTATGATAAATATAGCTAGTACTTTTGCTCAACTTGAACGTGAACAGCTAGCGGAACGTGTTAGAGATAATATGCTTCAGTTAGCTAAGTCTGGAAGATGGCTTGGAGGGCAATCCCCTCTTGGATTTACTCCTGAGAAAATCATCTATATAGATGAAGAAATGAAAGAAAGAACTTTAATGAAACTTACACCAGATGAAGAAGAATTAAATATTATAAGGTTTATCTTTAAAGCTTATTTAGAAGAACATTCAATAAATGAAGTTACAAGGCAATTAAATGTCAAATGTGTTAAGGGTAAAAATGGTGGAGATTTTGATACTACACAGGTTAGAAGAATGCTCAGAAATCCACTTTACGTTAAATCTGATGAAAGTACACATAACTATTTAAATAACATTGGAACAAATGTATATGGAGAATATAATGGAAACGGGTATTTAACTTACAATAAGAAAAAACAAACTACCATTGGCAGAAATTTCGAAGAATGGATTGTTGCTGTTAGCAAACATAAAGGAGTAATAAATTCTGAAGAATGGCTAAAAGTACAAATTATATTAGATAAAAATAAATCTAAACAATCTATAAGACTCGGAACTGGGAATAGTAATAATGCATGTTTATCTGGAGTATTAAAATGCGCTAAATGTGGATCTAATATGATAGTAAAGCATGGGCACCCTTCTAAGGTTAATGCTTATACAAAATACGATTATTATGTATGTAGTAATAAGCAAAATAAATATGTAGATAGATGTGATAATCCAAATATAAGAGTAGATAAATTAGATTCAATAGTTACTTCTGAAATTAAAGCTTATAACAAAGAACTATTGATTGATGAACTTACAAAATCTTTAACCAATAATGATACAACACTTGAAAATGAACAAATTAAAGAACTTAACTCACAAATTAAAGGGAAGAAACTAGCATCTTCTAATTTAGTAAAACAACTTTCATTAGCTCCAAATGATGATGTTGCTAGTATTATTATGAATGAAATATCTTCTATTAGTTATGAAATTAAAGAACTAGAAAGTGATTTAAATAATATAGAATTTGATAAAAATGAAATTGTAAATCAAACTGTAAATTTAGAATTGATAATAAACTCGCTTAAACATTTTAATGAAAATATAGATACAGTAAATGATATTTCTAAAAAGAGAATGTTAATACAATCTATTGCTAGTAAAATTTTATGGGATGGAGATAATTATATATCCACAGTAAAAATCTTAGGTATGGATGCTTCTAAAAAGAAATAA
- a CDS encoding DNA polymerase IV gives MINNDDKLIFHIDVNSAYLSWTAVKLLQYGSELDIREIPSVIGGSEENRHGIILAASIPAKKFGIKTGEPIYSAKLKCKNLIVYPPDYNWYVKSSDALFELLSEYSPKIQRYSIDECFMDCSHYKEDYMRMAMRIKMRISKELGFNTNIGISTNKLLAKMASDFKPKNTIHTLFKDEVPIKMWDLPVGDLFMVGRASEAKLHKLNVHTIGELAQYDVRLLISKLHSHGKLIYEYANGIDNSEIRKSNYLEIKGIGNSTTISYDIETMEEALKVLLSLTESVAIRLRESNSLCGLVAISIKTNEFIHYSHQKPLENFTDSTKVIFEGIKKAFNEGWRGEKIRQLGVRVTKLCSNEYCQETLFDFENTEKQRKLDKTLDILRNKYGKECVMRSTFLHSGIKPLDGGTGSDQYYPMMSSML, from the coding sequence ATGATTAATAATGATGATAAATTAATTTTTCATATTGATGTAAATTCAGCATATCTTTCATGGACTGCTGTTAAGCTTTTGCAGTATGGGAGTGAACTTGATATTAGAGAGATACCTTCGGTTATTGGAGGCAGTGAAGAAAATAGACATGGAATAATTTTAGCAGCTTCAATACCTGCAAAGAAATTTGGAATTAAGACAGGGGAGCCTATATATTCAGCGAAGCTTAAATGCAAAAATCTTATTGTATATCCTCCAGATTATAATTGGTATGTTAAGAGTAGTGATGCTTTATTTGAATTACTAAGTGAATATTCCCCTAAAATTCAAAGATACAGTATTGATGAATGTTTTATGGATTGTAGCCATTATAAAGAGGATTATATGAGAATGGCAATGAGAATTAAAATGAGGATAAGTAAAGAGCTTGGATTTAATACTAATATCGGAATTTCAACAAATAAGTTGCTTGCAAAAATGGCTAGTGATTTTAAGCCTAAAAATACTATACACACATTATTTAAAGATGAAGTGCCAATAAAAATGTGGGATTTACCAGTTGGAGATTTATTTATGGTCGGGAGAGCATCAGAAGCTAAACTGCATAAGTTAAATGTTCATACTATAGGTGAATTAGCTCAGTATGATGTAAGACTTCTTATTAGTAAGTTACATTCTCATGGAAAGCTTATATATGAATATGCGAATGGTATTGATAATTCAGAAATAAGAAAGTCTAATTATTTAGAGATTAAAGGAATAGGAAATTCAACTACAATTTCTTATGATATTGAAACCATGGAAGAAGCATTAAAAGTTCTTTTATCACTTACAGAAAGTGTTGCAATAAGACTACGTGAAAGTAATAGTTTGTGTGGTCTTGTTGCTATAAGTATCAAAACTAATGAGTTTATTCACTATTCTCATCAAAAACCACTAGAGAATTTTACAGATTCAACTAAGGTTATTTTTGAAGGAATAAAGAAAGCCTTTAATGAAGGCTGGAGGGGTGAAAAAATAAGGCAGTTAGGTGTAAGAGTAACTAAACTTTGTAGCAATGAATATTGCCAAGAAACCTTATTTGACTTTGAAAATACTGAAAAACAAAGGAAATTAGATAAGACTTTGGATATACTCAGGAATAAATATGGTAAGGAATGCGTTATGAGATCAACATTTTTACACTCAGGAATAAAACCACTAGATGGTGGTACTGGTTCAGATCAGTATTATCCAATGATGAGTAGCATGTTGTAA
- a CDS encoding exonuclease yields MIQELSSILDNVIYLDIETTGLDENSSEIIEIGAVKVKEGVITTYNTLIRPRGRVPIGIYNLCTGLNEMELLSARSLNTIKPEVLEFLEDLPLVCHNSNFERKFLYYHIPEIKNKMLDSMELAAILEPWRKEFNLNALIKETTNLEKNEIHRGLEDSIDTLKVVNSLILRQWARDEKSKKKNNTLYMSILNEYAHLKNWAWTKYLLKPPFFTDEKYPYVSYEENKIDENKLKKIPIDYSLYEDLLENEEIWNNGGDFGYQYRKDQKEFSKKIRENFQKSERIFIEAPTGSGKTFAYVIIAAIGTYLNKEKKMKDDASFIISTNTKELQNQLIERDIPTILKKLKLNDKLNYGAMKGKGNYLCIERLNKCESLEFDEKGNLTLLFLRRLCEKGNYGDIENINYSAQKHFELDKCINEVNCDSEQCKLDKCTRPCYLRQRYNELPEENITVINHSLLACWPYAEKKKINHIIIDEGHNLMEKCYDFFAEEFSSFEFLELLDAIEKGHPSVIAMLLSLNASYGYRETIEKDKLTYLVNEIIVNINILINDFRCMRLVSGEYNFNTEFFIPREDLKGITKALGSEISVLKESIYPLYKMLNDYVSNITLDDEINGDNDHKGLSDYISKIKSTFDILDKFLESSVFYAKVLEVDSEYRDFKLKNVPLNVGELVNEHMLKDVKSTTFLSATLRIENSFNKMKKHLGQEKAKEFVIPPTFDLKKRTKIFALNDVGRYDEPSYIKNVSKFIFDTAQKINGHILVLFNNNARRSAVHEELDLLTRGTKIEVHINKKSIGALSDKNRQVIILGSKGFFEGIDVPGDALSCVMLDKIPNYSPEYPILRAITTYQKKGYQDVNYPQVCIKIKQIYGRLIRSTFDYGYFIILDPGQNSYTLRNIERDLGGPNIEISSTTKILSQIEFDYNNWKRNNINIIINNIKKNDKNIQEEFNNEAKKHKMFWELLKVENEEYYFENMDFKLNGRI; encoded by the coding sequence ATGATACAAGAATTAAGTAGTATTTTAGATAATGTAATATATTTAGATATTGAAACAACTGGACTTGATGAAAATAGTTCTGAGATTATAGAAATTGGTGCAGTTAAGGTAAAAGAGGGAGTTATAACTACTTATAATACCCTAATTAGACCAAGAGGACGAGTACCCATAGGGATTTATAATCTTTGCACTGGATTAAATGAAATGGAATTGCTAAGTGCTAGAAGTTTGAATACTATAAAACCGGAGGTTCTAGAATTTTTAGAGGACCTCCCTTTGGTGTGTCATAATTCAAATTTTGAAAGAAAATTTTTATATTATCACATTCCAGAAATTAAAAATAAAATGTTGGATTCAATGGAACTAGCGGCTATTTTAGAACCTTGGAGAAAGGAATTCAATTTAAATGCTTTGATAAAAGAAACTACTAATTTAGAAAAAAATGAGATTCATAGAGGATTAGAAGATTCAATTGACACTCTAAAGGTAGTAAATTCCCTTATTTTAAGGCAATGGGCTAGAGATGAGAAGAGTAAAAAGAAAAACAATACATTATATATGAGCATTCTTAATGAATACGCTCATTTGAAAAATTGGGCATGGACTAAGTATTTACTGAAGCCACCTTTTTTTACAGATGAAAAATACCCTTATGTGAGTTATGAAGAAAATAAGATTGATGAAAATAAATTAAAGAAAATTCCTATAGATTATTCACTATACGAGGATTTACTTGAAAATGAAGAAATATGGAATAATGGTGGAGATTTTGGATATCAATATAGAAAAGATCAAAAAGAATTTTCAAAGAAAATCAGAGAGAATTTCCAAAAATCAGAGAGAATATTTATCGAAGCACCAACAGGTAGTGGTAAAACTTTTGCATATGTCATAATAGCAGCTATAGGAACCTATTTAAATAAAGAAAAAAAGATGAAAGATGATGCTAGTTTTATAATATCAACAAATACAAAAGAATTACAGAATCAACTTATTGAAAGAGATATTCCAACCATCCTTAAAAAGTTAAAATTGAATGATAAATTAAATTATGGTGCCATGAAGGGCAAAGGGAATTACCTTTGCATTGAAAGATTAAATAAATGTGAAAGTTTAGAATTTGATGAAAAAGGAAATTTAACACTACTTTTTCTTAGAAGATTATGTGAAAAAGGTAATTATGGAGATATAGAAAACATAAATTACTCAGCACAAAAGCATTTTGAATTAGATAAATGCATAAATGAAGTTAATTGTGATAGTGAACAATGTAAATTAGATAAATGTACAAGACCATGTTATTTAAGGCAGAGATATAATGAGCTTCCAGAGGAAAATATAACAGTAATAAATCATTCACTACTCGCATGCTGGCCATATGCTGAAAAAAAGAAGATAAATCATATCATAATTGATGAAGGACATAATTTAATGGAAAAGTGTTATGATTTTTTTGCAGAGGAGTTTTCGTCTTTTGAATTTCTAGAGTTATTAGATGCCATAGAAAAAGGTCATCCAAGTGTTATAGCTATGCTATTAAGTTTAAATGCTAGCTATGGGTATAGAGAAACTATAGAAAAAGATAAACTTACATATTTGGTAAATGAAATTATAGTAAATATAAATATACTTATAAATGATTTTAGATGCATGAGGCTTGTTAGTGGAGAATATAACTTTAATACTGAATTTTTTATTCCAAGAGAAGACTTGAAAGGTATCACAAAGGCTCTAGGTTCTGAGATATCAGTTTTAAAGGAAAGTATATACCCCTTATATAAAATGTTAAATGATTATGTTTCTAATATTACTTTAGATGATGAAATTAATGGTGATAATGATCATAAGGGGTTATCTGATTATATATCAAAGATTAAATCAACTTTTGATATATTAGATAAGTTCTTAGAAAGCTCAGTGTTTTATGCAAAGGTATTAGAAGTAGATTCAGAATATAGGGATTTCAAACTTAAAAACGTGCCTTTAAATGTTGGTGAATTAGTTAATGAACACATGCTTAAGGATGTTAAAAGTACAACATTTTTATCAGCAACACTTAGAATAGAAAATTCATTTAATAAAATGAAGAAACATTTAGGACAAGAGAAGGCAAAAGAATTTGTGATTCCACCAACCTTTGATTTAAAGAAAAGAACAAAAATATTTGCATTAAATGATGTTGGAAGATATGATGAACCATCTTATATTAAGAATGTTTCGAAATTTATATTTGATACTGCACAAAAAATAAATGGGCATATTCTTGTACTATTTAACAATAATGCAAGGAGATCAGCTGTACATGAAGAATTAGATTTACTTACTAGGGGAACTAAAATAGAAGTGCATATTAACAAAAAATCAATAGGTGCTTTAAGTGATAAAAATAGACAGGTAATAATACTTGGAAGTAAAGGCTTTTTTGAAGGAATAGATGTACCAGGAGACGCATTAAGCTGTGTTATGTTAGACAAAATTCCTAATTACAGTCCTGAATATCCTATTTTAAGAGCAATTACAACATATCAAAAGAAAGGGTATCAAGATGTAAATTACCCTCAAGTTTGTATAAAAATCAAACAAATATATGGTAGACTTATTAGAAGTACCTTTGATTATGGATATTTTATAATTTTAGATCCAGGTCAGAATTCATATACCTTAAGAAATATTGAAAGAGATCTTGGTGGACCTAATATTGAAATTTCTTCAACTACAAAAATACTATCACAAATAGAATTTGATTATAATAATTGGAAAAGAAACAATATTAATATAATCATAAATAATATAAAGAAGAATGATAAAAATATTCAAGAGGAATTTAATAATGAAGCAAAAAAACATAAAATGTTTTGGGAACTATTAAAAGTTGAAAATGAAGAATACTATTTCGAAAACATGGATTTCAAATTAAATGGCAGAATTTAA
- a CDS encoding repressor LexA, with the protein MEEEKNKQSEIYEFLKTYTGSKGYPPSVREICKAVSLKSTSTVHGHLKRLEKKGMIKRDPSKPRALEIGELSAPKKEMINIPIVGKVTAGLPILATENIEDTFPIPIDYIKHDKELFMLRVSGQSMINVGIRDDDLAIIENVQNAINGDIVVALIDDSATIKRFFKEKDHIRLQPENDTMQPILVDDCKILGKLVGIFRSFK; encoded by the coding sequence ATGGAAGAAGAAAAAAATAAACAAAGTGAAATATATGAATTTTTAAAGACTTATACAGGAAGTAAAGGTTATCCACCTTCAGTGAGAGAAATTTGTAAAGCTGTTTCTTTAAAATCAACTTCAACTGTTCATGGTCATTTGAAGAGATTAGAAAAGAAGGGCATGATCAAAAGAGATCCATCTAAACCAAGAGCTTTAGAAATAGGAGAACTTTCAGCTCCAAAGAAGGAAATGATTAATATTCCTATTGTAGGGAAAGTTACAGCCGGACTTCCAATACTTGCAACGGAGAATATCGAAGATACATTCCCAATACCAATAGACTATATTAAGCATGATAAAGAGCTCTTTATGCTTAGAGTTTCTGGTCAAAGTATGATTAATGTTGGTATCAGAGACGATGATTTAGCTATCATAGAAAATGTACAAAATGCAATTAATGGTGATATAGTAGTTGCATTAATAGATGATAGTGCTACAATAAAGAGATTCTTCAAAGAAAAGGATCATATTAGACTCCAACCAGAAAATGATACTATGCAGCCGATTTTAGTTGATGATTGTAAGATATTGGGTAAACTTGTTGGGATATTTAGATCATTTAAATAA